attaactttaactaaaattaacttttcttctGTGTAAAATTGTCTTTAACTAAAAGAACTCTTTAATTTCTGTGAAGCAAACTGTGTACTTAATGTTAATGAAggcacatattaaaaaaaatgaggaatttaTATTCACATGCATTCTGGactcaaacaatattttaaatggttaaaatcTGTGATTTGGTACAGAATATATGAGTTTTGCATGTTATCTATTAGTTTAATTGTATCaggaataaaaatacaattcaggagcgagtaaaaaaaaaaaaaaaaaaaaaaaatggatatgatCATATCAAACCAAGATAACTATCAGTTACTCTTCTGTGTTGCCActctgattaaaaataatttaagtttctgTAATTATAAGAATCTTGATCAGGATTTAATTAGCCCTTTATCCAGTTTACTCAAGAACACTATGACTCTTTATctttaagaattgttttcaaaagaataattagatttttttttcatttactttttttaaaacatatatccttacttattttgctttttagcaattcttgttttttttttgtttttttttgttaattatataatttcatgatgaaattaaaattgccaATAACTGTGTAAAAGATTTGTTCATGAAATCTTCTCTTTGTTTTTGTTATCCCCTTATATTTCTTACAATATGTATGGTATTACAAAAGAATTGTTTATACTTTGCTCATTGCAGATTTAATTTTGGCTTAAACCTCACATATGTactcactttttttaattgtatttttaaaatattaaaaaaaatcgctattCAGGTTTTAGAATTTGTGTTTATAGCAAGagaagatgaaattataaatataaatatatctgttTCTTGTGAAGtcatatataataagtatatCTCATTATGCAGTACATTTAAATGATATAGTTCTGTATTATGtactttaattttaagcatttgatATGTTTTAGGTAATGGTCCTTGTTTGGGCTGGCGTGAAAAAGGAAGTGATGAATATCAGTGGGTGCATTacaaagaagtatttaaaaattttatatatattttttttaattttgtaaaatgaatgattcttttttttttcttttaacagttATGTTTATTTGCAGGTGTTGGAGAGAGCTAAAAACTTCGGTGCTGGtttacttcataaaaaattaaaatctggttCCTTTGTTGGTATATATTCCCAAAACAATGTAGAGGTAATTTAATAAGTTtacttattacatatttttaaggttaaaaaatgtaactatttctGCATGATTTTATTAGTTTCTACATACTAactgtatttttcttttgtagtgTGTGTTAACAGAGTATGCATGTTATGGCAGATCTATGAGTATTGTTCCTATATATGATACTCTTGGTCCAAAAGCTTTTACACTAGTTGTTAATGAAGGTAATTGTGTTGTTTTTTTCtactcatttcaaatattatgaattcattaattaaaaatctaaagagTGAAATGTTATGCAGTTTAAGGTATTtgaatttgcaaaagaaaaaaagagagaatgaaTTGACTAATTGCATTTTTGTTCTCAGTTTTCAaaactgctttataatttttcattcgtATTTCAGAtgaatgtaaattgtttttataagttGACTTTTCAGATTATAGTTGTTTTGTGttaagagttttaattttaaaatatgtgacacttaaaatgttctctttttaGCTGAAATACCTGCAGTTATTTGTGATAGTGAAGAAAAAACATTGgcattaataaatgataaaaatgaaatgcctACTTTGAAATTAATAGTTCAAGTTGATCCTATTTCTGATTCTGCCAAAGAAAGGGCAAAACAATTTGATGTAGATCTTGTGTCATTTAAAGAGATGGAGGTTtgtataaatgttatttacattttctgaTTATATCAATATGATTTAGATGCACAGTTTTTATAGATAGATgggtttttttcattttaaattagtaaaatttattataattagaatcatttttcataatttcttaaaatttcattttttttttttttttttttttttttttttttttacttgtaggAACTTGGGAAAAAACATCCTCAAAATTTAATTgtgagtattttgaatttttataaatttctgaattggATTCTGTAgtctgaaatttgaattataaataaatgttatgataattttctttctttcctttttttaagccTCCAAAACCAGAAACCTTGGCAACTATTTGCTATACTAGCGGTACTACAGGAAGCCCTAAAGGTGTAATGTTAACTCACAAGAGTATTGTAGCTAATGTTAGTGCTGTGATGTTGCAGctggtaattattttaatttttcatataaaatttacattttaatttttgtgatagcTGCAGTTGATAATGTGTTGGAAAATTTCTTAGATTATAATTATGACCATTTAATTATTCTTGAATAGAAtcctattatatttgaaaatagatggtacatttaaacagaaaataattttaaatatccaaaaatcaataacatttaaaataaaattattaaatacataagtTGCTATTTCTCTTGGATATTTATATGGGGCTTAAAATACCTAGAAACACATCTAAAATCTCTTGCTAGTAATGTGACATTTCGAAGTTTTGTGCCTGCTGTCAAATTGAATTgtcattaaattataatcaaataaatatatacaattctatgataagtaataactaaatgaatttttactatgccttaattttacttcatgataatgtaaattttttaaagaaaatgttctgTCTAGACATGAcggtataatttaaaatagtataatataaaacttatttattattttattaaaattgataattgataTACAtgtgtaaaaggaaaaaaatttattcctaaaaatttttgccccttaattaaaatatttgtaaatattaagttaaattattcATGTTCCAGTTATTGAATTCTCTTATTTTCGATATTTATGCTGAAATGtcttaaattattcttcaaaggatatttattacttttttctatgtaaaattattctagttgcaattttaatatttattatctctgCTTCAATTGCATATTAATCTCTTGTTCAGATATATCCTATTTATTCTCTTTGTCCactatttgtaaaataatcttaaaactatttattgtgagggattttaaaaaaaaaataattatgttaaattaagtTCTTTTTCAAAGAATACCTATTTCTTAATGcctctaaaatatttattggaaataaagcatgtaaagcaaattttatgtatcttccattactaatataaaattgagttatcattcctttttttttctttttttttgtatgcaagtGTAAGTCTGCAATATAATGACTGATTAGGTGTGTCaatttgtatgattaaaatttaaataatatattttaaaatgcaaggaATGCTTTCTGTTCATTAACTCAGTCATTCGAAAGTAATTAACTTAATATTCTTAGGTGgttaaagtgctttttttttttttttttttttgcttgcaaaGAATCCtgttaaaattgattgaaaaatccTAATCCGATATAATTACttctatagaaattttttattaatagggtGAAACGGCTCCTGGCAGTAGTGATACAATGCTCTCATTTTTGCCACTAGCCCATATGTTTGAGCGTTGCTGTCAggtaaaatatattcttcttgctgtattttttatatgcagATATAATGATTTActtcagttaatttaaaatttttaaaaaattttgttatttaggTAGGATTATTCATGACTGGTGGCAGAATAGGTTTCTATCAAGGTGACATCAggaaattaaatgaagatttccGAACCTTGAGACCTACTGTTATACCATGTGTACCTCGTTTGTTGAATAGAATGTATGATAAGGTAATATTTGttgttttcttataaaacttaagcttattttctattatattttactttacatGTACTAAAAGAAAGGGAACTGAcactttcatttataatttcaattttaaacaaaggagattttgaagtaattttggTTTTGTATGATCTcattagaagaatatttattttgcaataactaGTGTAAGCTAGTTAAATACTTGCCATTAATTAGTGTTAAGAATAATCATggagatttataatatttatttctttatatgttttgtttagtttattatataactatttatttttattccagatTCAGGACGAGgctaattctaataaattaaagaaaatgttgttGAATATGGCTATAGAGAGCAAAAAAGCAGAACTTGAAAGgtatattatgttaaataatttagaattaccGTATAGAATTGGATAGCATCGTAATGTTGTCTgtttaaacttcatttatttgttttcattaatcattttcacAGTTGAAATTCTGATTGTCACCATCATATAAATTcactaataatattattgaatcttgttttgattgtagaaaaattatttcctttggaTGTCCCCAATTAATTCCTAATTTTAtgggcttttttaaaaaattattatttacttttgtattattgaaaattcagtaaaagcattaactgaaaaaataggaaaatactttctcaaatatttcttcaTGCCTCTGCTTTATTGGAACTGTGTGTTATAAACAACAAACAACacttaaaacaatattatgttgGCATATGATAAAGAAATTTCAGGTGCTGAAATTCCTCTAACTTGTAGAATTAatctaactatatatatattttttaatttttaagaaaaatttatttggtgtatggggaaaaaaatgtaaacaatctaCAAAAAGGGACTTTATAACATATGATGCTTCATGTGTACTACTGAATCTTAATAGCTTAGGCATGCTATTAATGAAATAAGTTCAGTTTAtgtgtaacaaaaatattattaaggtgtacttaaatttacttttatagtgAAAATAAGTGcagtcaaaataaatatataaaattaattagtaattaattgatAGCAATTTGTaacctttaattattttattgcttaattataagatttttttatttagacaaaattattttccacAATATTTTTGATCAAAGATTTTTACTGGGTGagcaatttctatttattttttaaagagatgtattttttgaaattttaacaatgaaaaattgtTCTATTTGTTAATTGTCAcctttattagtttattttatgcTTGATCTTGAGTACTGaaagttactttttatttgtagtattatttataactattctcaataatatataatatatattttaaaagttctgttATCAAATTGGCAGTATTAATTGatacattatattaattgtattttaaattagaattggaaatgttatttaaatcataatatttttaggtAACATTAGGAATTGATTTTTATGCGTAATttataatgttgaaataaattatttccttagaGACATCATTCGCAACAACAGTGTTTGGGACTGGACTGTCTTAAAACCAATTCAAGATAAACTTGGAGGTCGTTTACGACTAATTGTTGTTGGCTCTGCTCCTATTGCGGGtcacattttaacttttcttcgtGCTGCCCTTGGTTGTGTAGTaagtgtttaaatttgaaaaatttgcataatttgctAACAGTTGACTGTTTTGATTTGTGTCTTTAAGTGTGAAGACAGTACATTatcagttataaatttaattaatgtctaTGCAAGCTGTATATACTAATCtatatttgaaagaagaaatgaaatttatatattttgttttaatttagtatttgattcaaaattatcaaaataaatttttaaaaaattattaaaatttgttcaaactaGTTCTTGATTACCttcaaattttcacttttaaagaaattgaaatatggaaatttcatTAGACTACAGAAAGAATGTATTTTGGTACTTAGCTTTAATTTTAtggatttcatatttatttggttTCAGatcttttcatgataattttctttataaaacttctTAGTTATAGaagcattttatgaaattttagttgctttattgcaatatatttttctaacaatccttttttattgtatatttttgtgATTGCAATAATGAAATTCTATTGTTGAAATAAAGAGGGatgaatggaattatttaatatatatttaaatttgcaactTTTTACAAAGCtcttatttttctacatttatgtaaaaacaacataaaatcgccagtattgaataaaatttgttgaattgtTTGGTTCATTGTTCCATTaggtattttgattttatttttactatttgattGTTACTAGGTGATACTCTAAACATCTGTTTAATATcagaaaaccataaaaaaaatgttt
Above is a genomic segment from Argiope bruennichi chromosome 1, qqArgBrue1.1, whole genome shotgun sequence containing:
- the LOC129965457 gene encoding long-chain-fatty-acid--CoA ligase 5-like isoform X2 encodes the protein MDSSLQYICGSIAAAVTGAVATAAFYIATRPPPKIKRNFDLNSQSEELLGPDHVRISHLTPKAPHVSYLFEDAQTLHECMVRGARVSGNGPCLGWREKGSDEYQWVHYKEVLERAKNFGAGLLHKKLKSGSFVGIYSQNNVECVLTEYACYGRSMSIVPIYDTLGPKAFTLVVNEAEIPAVICDSEEKTLALINDKNEMPTLKLIVQVDPISDSAKERAKQFDVDLVSFKEMEELGKKHPQNLIPPKPETLATICYTSGTTGSPKGVMLTHKSIVANVSAVMLQLGETAPGSSDTMLSFLPLAHMFERCCQVGLFMTGGRIGFYQGDIRKLNEDFRTLRPTVIPCVPRLLNRMYDKIQDEANSNKLKKMLLNMAIESKKAELERDIIRNNSVWDWTVLKPIQDKLGGRLRLIVVGSAPIAGHILTFLRAALGCVIVVGYGQTECVAPCTLTTPGDVSVDNVGPPIPCCKVKLVDVPDMNYFASENKGEVCVQGLTVFQGYLKDTEKTESTIDKDGWLHTGDIGMWLPNGALAIVDRKKHIFKLQQGEYVAPEKVENIYLRSPYVSQVFVHGDSLKSCVVGIVVPEMEAVLQWCKEQGITEEWNHICQNKVVKEYILQELNVVGKKSGLKSFEQVKDIYLHPNLFTIEDGLLTPTLKTKRLECRKYFKSQIDAMYSHLV